In a genomic window of Mycolicibacterium neoaurum VKM Ac-1815D:
- the fabG gene encoding 3-oxoacyl-ACP reductase FabG, with the protein MFHSLAGRTAIVTGGSRGIGRGIAEVFAAAGVNVIITGRNQEDLDRAVAASAGAAGAISAVRADVADPEQAQRVVEAAIERHGGLDIVCANAGIFPSGRLEELTPDDIDQVLAVNFKGTVFMVQAALGALTTSGHGRVIVTSSITGPVTGYPGWSHYGASKAAQLGFLRTAAIELAPRKITINAVLPGNITTEGLADMGGDYIDQMTSAVPIGRLGSVADIGNAALFFATDEAAFVTGQSLVVDGGQILPESHMAIAEMTAPASG; encoded by the coding sequence ATGTTTCATTCACTAGCCGGTCGCACCGCGATCGTGACCGGTGGTAGTAGAGGAATCGGCCGCGGAATCGCCGAGGTCTTCGCCGCCGCAGGTGTCAACGTCATCATCACCGGGCGCAATCAGGAGGATCTGGATCGCGCGGTGGCGGCATCAGCCGGTGCTGCCGGCGCGATCAGCGCGGTACGCGCCGATGTCGCGGATCCAGAGCAGGCGCAGCGGGTGGTCGAAGCCGCCATCGAACGTCACGGTGGTCTCGACATCGTCTGTGCGAACGCCGGCATCTTCCCGTCCGGCCGGCTCGAGGAACTGACCCCCGACGATATCGACCAGGTGCTCGCGGTCAACTTCAAGGGCACGGTGTTCATGGTCCAGGCCGCGCTGGGCGCCCTGACCACCAGCGGCCATGGGCGGGTCATCGTGACCTCGTCCATCACCGGTCCTGTCACCGGCTACCCGGGATGGTCGCACTACGGCGCCAGCAAGGCTGCCCAACTGGGCTTTCTGCGCACTGCGGCAATCGAACTCGCACCCCGCAAGATCACCATCAATGCGGTCCTGCCTGGGAACATCACCACCGAGGGTCTGGCGGACATGGGCGGAGATTACATCGATCAGATGACCTCGGCCGTGCCCATCGGCAGGTTGGGCTCGGTCGCCGATATCGGGAATGCGGCACTGTTCTTCGCCACCGATGAGGCGGCATTCGTCACCGGGCAGTCGCTGGTCGTGGATGGCGGTCAGATCCTGCCGGAGTCGCACATGGCCATCGCGGAAATGACCGCGCCCGCGTCCGGTTAG
- a CDS encoding TspO/MBR family protein, producing MTFDTSTEGRSRHIPALIVSLVSVALVAALGGLASADAASDYGNLAQPDWAPPPNLFGPVWTVLYVLMGVAAWLVWRETPRWTSPAIIIYAVQLVLNLLWSPLFFGVGWRGVALVDILLLDVAVAATIALFWKINRVAAVMLVPYLGWVLFATALNYSIWSLNS from the coding sequence ATGACTTTTGATACCTCTACCGAAGGCCGGTCCCGACACATCCCGGCACTGATCGTCTCGCTGGTTTCGGTGGCTCTTGTCGCGGCGTTGGGCGGACTGGCGTCGGCGGACGCGGCAAGCGATTACGGTAATCTCGCCCAGCCGGACTGGGCTCCGCCGCCGAACCTCTTCGGCCCGGTGTGGACCGTGCTGTACGTGTTGATGGGAGTCGCGGCCTGGCTGGTCTGGCGGGAGACTCCGCGGTGGACCAGCCCTGCCATCATCATCTATGCCGTCCAGCTCGTCCTGAATCTGCTGTGGTCACCGCTGTTCTTCGGTGTCGGTTGGCGCGGAGTGGCGCTCGTCGACATCCTGCTTCTCGACGTGGCCGTCGCAGCAACCATCGCCTTGTTCTGGAAGATCAATCGGGTTGCCGCGGTGATGCTGGTCCCCTACCTCGGATGGGTGCTGTTCGCGACGGCGCTGAACTACTCGATATGGTCGCTCAACAGCTGA
- a CDS encoding GntR family transcriptional regulator, translating into MASHSEQLRRRIVADVNAGDPGAKLGSERELAERYGTSRTSLRQVLAALEEAGLVHRVIGRAGGIFISHGQVERNLSDVVGVPAFLASQGYVAGSRVLSTKIGVADQTTRQALQIGPGDYVVDITRVRLADGSPISLEHAQLPADRFPGLLEQQLGGSLYELLESQYGLVNGRAMERIEAVNATDEEASLLGIEPQSALLLITRVTHDQHGTPYEFSRDLFRGDRTALAVTAQGRGLTGAKSGPATITLQSQTG; encoded by the coding sequence GTGGCGAGTCACAGCGAGCAGTTGCGCCGCCGCATCGTCGCGGATGTGAACGCCGGAGATCCTGGAGCCAAGCTGGGCAGCGAACGCGAGCTGGCTGAGCGGTACGGCACCAGCCGGACCAGTCTGCGGCAGGTGTTGGCCGCACTGGAGGAGGCTGGGCTGGTGCACCGAGTCATCGGGCGTGCCGGTGGAATATTCATCAGCCACGGCCAGGTCGAGCGCAACCTCTCCGACGTGGTGGGCGTGCCTGCCTTCCTGGCCAGCCAAGGCTATGTTGCCGGCTCGCGGGTGCTGTCGACCAAGATCGGCGTCGCCGACCAGACGACCCGGCAAGCACTGCAGATCGGTCCCGGCGATTACGTCGTCGATATCACCAGGGTGCGGCTGGCGGACGGTTCGCCGATCTCGCTGGAACACGCCCAGTTACCCGCGGACAGATTCCCGGGCCTGCTCGAACAGCAGCTCGGCGGCTCGCTCTATGAGCTCTTGGAGTCGCAGTACGGTCTGGTCAATGGCCGGGCGATGGAGCGTATCGAGGCTGTCAATGCCACCGATGAGGAGGCGAGCCTGCTGGGCATCGAACCGCAGAGCGCGCTCCTGCTCATCACCCGCGTGACACATGATCAGCACGGCACCCCGTACGAGTTCTCGCGAGATCTGTTCCGTGGGGATCGGACCGCGCTGGCCGTGACCGCGCAGGGCAGGGGCCTGACGGGAGCCAAGTCAGGACCAGCCACCATCACGCTACAAAGCCAGACGGGCTGA
- a CDS encoding MarR family winged helix-turn-helix transcriptional regulator produces the protein MDDLDGWPTGRLLSMAARLVEQSWEHVLGEYDLSSAGLVVLHVVATGPATQREIAHACRVTDQTASRTVERLERLGYVSRQVDPRDERRKTVTSTAAGRRVYATLVEREKKDPGLVAVIGDDGPELRRMLLKLVRSRRAEGDGSAPPP, from the coding sequence ATGGACGACTTGGACGGCTGGCCGACCGGTCGACTCTTGTCGATGGCGGCACGGCTCGTCGAACAGTCCTGGGAGCACGTCCTCGGCGAGTATGACCTGTCCAGTGCGGGATTGGTCGTGCTGCACGTGGTCGCGACCGGACCCGCGACCCAACGCGAGATCGCGCACGCCTGTCGGGTCACCGACCAGACGGCCAGTCGCACCGTCGAACGGCTGGAACGTCTCGGCTATGTCAGCCGACAGGTCGATCCGCGAGACGAGCGACGCAAGACGGTCACGAGCACAGCGGCGGGCCGGCGGGTGTACGCCACGCTGGTGGAGCGGGAGAAGAAGGATCCGGGACTGGTTGCCGTGATCGGGGACGACGGCCCCGAACTACGCCGAATGCTGTTGAAGCTGGTGCGCAGCCGACGAGCCGAAGGCGACGGCTCTGCACCGCCGCCCTGA